One Candidatus Zixiibacteriota bacterium DNA window includes the following coding sequences:
- the uvrA gene encoding excinuclease ABC subunit UvrA, with translation MTESQFIYVKGAREHNLKNIDIKIPRNKLVVITGLSGSGKSTLAFDTIYAEGQRRYVESLSAYARQFLGLMDKPDVDFIEGLSPAISIQQRGVAKNPRSTVGTVTEVYDYLRLLFARIGVQHCVKCGRPITRQTVEQIVDSVLSFEEGSRLTVMAPLVQGRKGEHKEIFETAKREGFVRLRIDGEIVEIDSDIKLSKTVKHTIEIVIDRLVVKKSSARRLADSVETALKTGGGIVLISISGKDHLFSEQSACVQCGISYEELAPRMFSFNSPFGACPTCSGLGQKMEIDSNLVIPNPSLPVGGGAIHPWGIDISNWYRSMLRGVARHYDFKFTAPFASLPPKVQKVILHGSGKEHIHFEYEHSNGRGSGEYIGPYEGVIPHLERRYRQTNSAGIRQWIEQYMSISPCPDCKGARLKPEALAVIINRETIETITGMSIKDARCFFENIKLTRRQELIARQILKEIKNRLSFMDNVGLNYLTLNRATVSLSGGESQRIRLATQIGSRLVGVMYILDEPSVGLHQRDNRKLLQTLTDLRDLGNTVIVVEHDRETIESADYVIDLGPGAGNMGGKVVCEGTPMQIKKCRDSLTGAYLSHRKTIPAPKIRRSPNWKYLVVKGARGNNLKSLNVTLPLGVFTVVTGVSGSGKSTLINETLYRILARQFYNSREAPLPYDSIEGLEHIDKVVDIDQSPIGRTPRSNPATYTGVFTFIRDLYARLPEAKMRGYQPGRFSFNVKGGRCEACQGDGIIKIEMHFLPDVYVPCEVCKGKRFNRETLEVTFKGKSIADTLDMTVDEALIFFEHVPRIRRKLMTIKSVGLGYIHLGQQATTLSGGEAQRVKLSAELSKTATGSTLYILDEPTTGLHFEDIRMLLGVLNELVDRGNTVLVIEHNLDVIKTADYIIDIGPDGGDDGGQIIAAGTPEEVAAVRSSYTGQYLIRELGT, from the coding sequence ATGACAGAATCGCAGTTTATATATGTTAAAGGTGCCCGCGAGCATAACTTAAAAAATATCGACATCAAAATTCCCCGCAATAAGCTGGTGGTAATCACCGGCTTATCCGGATCGGGAAAATCCACGCTGGCCTTTGATACCATCTATGCCGAGGGGCAAAGACGTTATGTGGAATCCCTTTCGGCCTATGCCCGGCAGTTTTTGGGGCTGATGGATAAGCCGGATGTTGACTTCATCGAGGGTCTTTCCCCGGCCATTTCCATCCAGCAGCGAGGCGTGGCCAAAAATCCCCGTTCCACGGTCGGGACAGTCACCGAAGTATATGACTATCTCCGTCTTCTGTTCGCCCGAATCGGTGTCCAGCATTGTGTCAAATGCGGCCGGCCCATCACCCGGCAGACGGTCGAGCAGATTGTTGATTCGGTGCTCTCCTTCGAGGAGGGCTCCCGACTGACGGTCATGGCGCCGCTGGTACAGGGGAGAAAGGGAGAACATAAGGAGATTTTTGAAACCGCCAAGCGTGAGGGATTCGTTCGTCTGCGGATTGACGGGGAAATCGTCGAGATCGACAGCGACATAAAATTGAGCAAAACCGTTAAGCATACGATCGAAATCGTGATCGACCGGCTGGTGGTCAAAAAATCATCCGCCCGCCGTCTGGCCGACTCGGTCGAAACAGCCCTGAAGACCGGGGGCGGCATCGTTCTTATCAGCATCAGCGGCAAAGATCATCTTTTCTCCGAGCAGTCCGCCTGTGTTCAATGCGGTATCAGTTATGAGGAGCTGGCGCCGCGGATGTTCTCGTTCAATTCTCCCTTTGGGGCCTGCCCGACCTGCTCGGGTCTGGGACAGAAGATGGAAATCGATTCCAACCTGGTCATACCTAATCCCTCGCTTCCGGTCGGTGGCGGCGCCATCCATCCCTGGGGAATTGATATTTCCAACTGGTATCGTAGCATGCTCCGAGGCGTGGCGCGCCATTATGATTTCAAATTTACGGCGCCATTTGCATCTCTCCCGCCCAAAGTGCAGAAGGTGATACTTCATGGCTCCGGCAAAGAGCATATCCATTTTGAGTATGAACATTCCAACGGGCGCGGTTCGGGCGAATATATCGGTCCCTATGAAGGGGTGATTCCCCATCTGGAACGACGGTACCGTCAAACTAATTCCGCCGGCATCAGGCAATGGATAGAACAATATATGTCGATCTCCCCCTGCCCCGACTGCAAGGGGGCAAGGTTGAAACCGGAGGCGCTGGCGGTGATTATCAACCGGGAGACTATTGAAACCATCACGGGTATGTCCATAAAGGATGCCCGTTGTTTCTTTGAAAATATCAAATTGACCCGGCGACAAGAACTGATCGCCCGTCAGATCCTCAAGGAAATCAAGAACAGGCTTTCTTTCATGGATAATGTCGGGCTGAATTATCTCACGTTGAATCGGGCCACCGTCTCTCTTTCCGGCGGGGAATCGCAGCGTATCCGCCTGGCCACCCAAATCGGCTCGCGATTGGTGGGGGTGATGTATATCCTCGATGAACCCTCGGTCGGCCTGCACCAGCGCGACAACCGGAAGCTGTTGCAGACCCTGACCGACCTGCGCGACCTGGGGAATACGGTTATTGTCGTCGAGCATGACCGCGAGACCATCGAATCGGCCGACTATGTTATTGACCTGGGGCCCGGTGCCGGAAATATGGGGGGGAAAGTGGTCTGCGAGGGAACTCCGATGCAGATCAAAAAATGCCGAGACTCTCTTACCGGCGCATACTTGAGTCACCGGAAGACGATTCCCGCGCCTAAAATCCGCCGCTCACCCAATTGGAAATATCTGGTGGTGAAAGGGGCGCGCGGCAACAACCTGAAAAGCCTCAATGTAACCTTGCCGCTGGGAGTGTTCACGGTGGTCACCGGGGTTTCCGGGTCGGGCAAATCGACCCTTATCAATGAGACATTGTATCGTATCCTGGCACGGCAGTTTTATAATTCGCGTGAGGCTCCTCTTCCTTATGATTCAATAGAAGGCTTGGAACATATCGACAAGGTCGTTGATATCGACCAGTCCCCTATCGGCCGGACACCGCGCTCCAATCCGGCCACCTATACCGGTGTCTTTACCTTTATCCGCGACCTCTATGCCCGGCTCCCCGAAGCGAAGATGCGCGGCTATCAACCGGGACGGTTTTCGTTCAATGTCAAAGGCGGGCGGTGCGAGGCCTGTCAGGGTGACGGGATCATCAAGATTGAGATGCACTTTTTGCCCGATGTCTATGTTCCGTGCGAGGTCTGCAAGGGAAAACGGTTCAATCGCGAGACGCTCGAGGTTACTTTCAAAGGTAAATCGATTGCCGATACGCTCGATATGACCGTTGACGAGGCGCTGATATTCTTCGAACATGTTCCCCGTATCAGACGGAAGCTGATGACCATCAAGAGCGTCGGCCTGGGGTATATTCACCTCGGCCAGCAGGCGACAACACTCTCCGGCGGCGAGGCCCAGCGGGTGAAACTCTCGGCGGAGCTTTCCAAGACCGCCACCGGCTCCACTCTATATATTCTTGATGAACCGACGACCGGTCTGCATTTTGAGGATATCCGCATGCTTCTGGGCGTGCTCAACGAACTGGTTGACCGCGGTAATACGGTGCTGGTCATTGAACATAACCTTGATGTCATCAAAACCGCCGATTATATCATTGATATCGGCCCCGACGGGGGCGATGACGGCGGACAGATAATTGCGGCCGGTACTCCCGAGGAAGTGGCCGCGGTCAGGAGTTCCTACACCGGACAGTATCTTATCCGGGAGCTTGGAACCTGA
- a CDS encoding T9SS type A sorting domain-containing protein, whose amino-acid sequence MPPPHSAPAAKTYRRPPAGSIIDNWLSQPYDHIIAIPTVASIREDAYPGSYGFDYLVSNAGDSAMDIKEKDSPLPQGFALEQNYPNPFNPTTSISFSIGQRAHVELAVYNLLGKMIRVLVDETKSAGNYTAVWDGTDHTGRLVGSGIYFYRLKAENSSAVKRMLLLK is encoded by the coding sequence TTGCCGCCTCCGCACTCAGCCCCTGCCGCGAAAACATATCGCCGGCCGCCTGCAGGAAGCATTATCGATAACTGGCTGAGTCAGCCCTACGACCATATCATCGCCATTCCGACAGTTGCATCGATCAGGGAAGACGCTTACCCCGGCTCCTATGGATTCGACTATCTTGTTTCCAATGCGGGTGATTCGGCCATGGATATTAAAGAAAAGGATTCTCCGCTGCCGCAGGGATTTGCTCTCGAGCAAAATTACCCCAACCCGTTCAATCCGACCACCAGCATCAGCTTTTCTATAGGACAGCGGGCGCACGTTGAGCTGGCCGTTTACAATTTATTGGGAAAGATGATCAGGGTCCTCGTGGATGAGACAAAATCTGCCGGCAATTACACCGCCGTCTGGGATGGCACCGACCATACCGGCCGCCTTGTGGGAAGTGGCATCTATTTCTATCGGCTAAAAGCCGAAAATTCCTCGGCGGTCAAACGGATGCTGCTGCTGAAATAA
- the eno gene encoding phosphopyruvate hydratase gives MSDFDYISARQILDSRGTPTVEVDVVLADGSLGRAAVPSGASTGTHEAVELRDGEAKIYFGKSVMKAVSNVNEKIAPAILSKNIDPYDQVALDNFLIKLDNTENKSALGANAILGVSLATAKAAAQSIGRYLYEYIGGTNCKYLPVPMMNILNGGKHADNNVDLQEFMIMPVGAKSFAGALQIGAEVFGSLKKVLKGKGYNTSVGDEGGFAPDLKSNEEALTVIMEAIEKAGYKPGKDVLLALDPASSEFYDAKKKIYNLKSEGKKFTSEQMIDFYEALVKKYPIISIEDGLAEDDWEGWKRMTERMGKTVQIVGDDLYVTNPKRLAKGIKEKSSNSILIKLNQIGTLTEALDAIEMAKKAGFTAVVSHRSGETEDTTIADLVVAAGTGQIKTGSVCRTDRICKYNQLLRIEESIGAGAQYLGRDVFYNLR, from the coding sequence ATGTCCGATTTCGATTATATCTCAGCCAGACAGATACTCGATTCCCGCGGGACGCCGACGGTCGAGGTTGATGTGGTTCTGGCCGACGGTTCGCTTGGCCGGGCCGCAGTGCCATCGGGCGCCTCCACCGGAACGCACGAAGCGGTAGAACTGAGAGACGGCGAGGCCAAAATCTATTTCGGCAAGTCGGTGATGAAAGCGGTCAGCAACGTCAACGAGAAAATCGCTCCGGCCATATTATCGAAAAATATCGATCCCTACGACCAGGTGGCGCTGGATAATTTCCTTATTAAACTGGATAACACCGAGAACAAATCGGCGCTCGGCGCCAACGCCATATTGGGGGTTTCACTGGCCACGGCCAAAGCGGCGGCGCAATCTATTGGGCGGTATCTGTACGAATATATCGGCGGCACCAACTGCAAGTATCTTCCGGTACCGATGATGAATATCCTCAACGGCGGCAAGCATGCCGACAACAATGTTGACCTTCAGGAATTCATGATCATGCCGGTGGGAGCCAAGTCGTTTGCCGGGGCCCTGCAAATCGGCGCGGAGGTTTTTGGAAGTCTCAAGAAGGTACTCAAGGGGAAAGGATACAATACTTCGGTCGGTGATGAGGGTGGTTTTGCGCCCGATTTGAAATCGAACGAGGAAGCGCTTACCGTTATTATGGAGGCGATTGAGAAGGCGGGATATAAACCGGGCAAGGATGTTCTTCTGGCGCTCGATCCGGCTTCATCGGAATTCTATGACGCCAAGAAGAAAATCTACAATCTCAAGAGCGAGGGGAAGAAGTTCACTTCGGAGCAGATGATTGATTTCTACGAGGCACTGGTAAAGAAGTATCCGATCATCTCTATCGAAGACGGTTTAGCCGAGGATGACTGGGAGGGGTGGAAAAGGATGACGGAGCGGATGGGGAAGACGGTTCAGATTGTCGGCGATGACCTTTATGTCACCAATCCCAAACGTCTGGCCAAGGGAATCAAGGAAAAGTCCTCCAATTCCATTCTGATAAAGTTGAATCAGATCGGTACTCTGACCGAGGCGCTCGATGCGATTGAAATGGCCAAAAAAGCCGGATTTACGGCGGTGGTATCGCACCGGAGCGGCGAAACGGAAGACACCACGATCGCCGATTTGGTTGTGGCGGCGGGTACCGGGCAGATCAAGACCGGCTCGGTTTGCCGCACCGACCGTATCTGCAAGTATAATCAACTTCTCCGTATCGAGGAATCAATTGGCGCCGGAGCGCAGTATCTCGGGCGCGACGTTTTCTATAACCTTCGATAA